In Deinococcus sp. Leaf326, a single genomic region encodes these proteins:
- a CDS encoding LuxR C-terminal-related transcriptional regulator, with protein sequence MKLSVAQITRAEDVRDLYQAAGAGAARLRLLAALGRELREQRDERGVWEVALRAAGQVYAARYGWVLGHQGRVLSGPDQPPPESVLLALQESDAPSKGMLPDTDAPRADGGLAGLVPGDGQAGFTRLRDGSVLQVPVCAGRQRLGTLVLGGEPGPMDPDASDLLTLEVLAGQVGTAAQLLRLSAELTRTSRQARHLRREEMSARASSLEPQAGLGGDLLTAREREVLTHVARGLSNPEIGAALGIRAGTAKIHVERILSKLGAPDRMGAATLGLSLGLIEP encoded by the coding sequence TCTGTACCAGGCGGCCGGAGCTGGCGCGGCGCGGCTCCGGTTGCTGGCCGCTCTGGGCCGCGAGCTCCGGGAACAGCGTGACGAGCGCGGCGTCTGGGAAGTGGCCCTGCGCGCCGCCGGTCAGGTCTATGCGGCCCGGTATGGCTGGGTGCTCGGTCATCAGGGCCGGGTGCTGTCGGGCCCGGATCAGCCTCCACCGGAGTCGGTGCTCCTGGCGCTGCAAGAGTCGGACGCGCCGTCCAAGGGGATGTTGCCGGACACTGACGCCCCGCGTGCGGACGGGGGCCTGGCAGGTCTGGTGCCCGGCGACGGACAGGCCGGATTCACACGGCTCCGTGACGGCTCCGTCCTGCAGGTGCCCGTCTGTGCGGGCCGGCAGAGGCTGGGGACCCTGGTGTTGGGTGGTGAGCCTGGGCCGATGGACCCAGATGCCAGCGACCTGCTGACCCTGGAGGTGCTGGCCGGGCAGGTGGGCACGGCGGCGCAACTGCTGCGGCTCTCGGCCGAACTGACCCGCACGTCGCGGCAGGCGCGGCATCTGCGCCGCGAGGAGATGAGTGCCCGCGCCAGCAGTCTCGAACCGCAGGCCGGGCTGGGCGGCGACCTGTTGACGGCGCGCGAACGGGAAGTGCTGACCCACGTGGCGCGCGGCCTGAGCAATCCCGAGATCGGCGCGGCCCTGGGCATTCGGGCGGGCACGGCCAAGATTCATGTCGAGCGCATCCTGAGCAAGCTGGGCGCGCCTGACCGCATGGGTGCGGCGACGCTGGGGCTGTCGCTGGGCCTGATTGAGCCGTGA
- a CDS encoding DNA starvation/stationary phase protection protein — MKNILITSALLFGSALAGGAGAQSAGTGIPSTNVNAAAPSSGQASAQSTGTASPLPYNRATTLPSSGTTDLKKSVQALQNTLTELQALQLQTKQAHWNVSGTLWYTLHELLQDHYEGISKYADEVAERQLSVGASSDGRAITVVAASRLPEIPGGFLDDAQVISFFTYQYETVGQRIYQRVGDVEKVDPTTANLL; from the coding sequence ATGAAGAACATCCTGATCACCTCGGCCCTGCTGTTCGGTTCTGCTCTCGCGGGCGGTGCCGGTGCCCAGAGTGCCGGTACCGGTATCCCCTCGACCAATGTCAACGCGGCGGCGCCGAGCAGCGGACAGGCGAGTGCCCAGAGTACGGGTACAGCGTCCCCTCTGCCCTACAACCGCGCGACCACCCTGCCCAGTTCCGGCACCACCGACCTCAAGAAGAGCGTCCAGGCACTGCAAAATACCTTGACCGAACTTCAGGCATTGCAGCTCCAGACCAAACAGGCCCACTGGAACGTGTCCGGTACGCTGTGGTACACACTGCACGAACTGCTCCAGGATCACTACGAGGGCATCAGCAAGTATGCCGACGAGGTCGCGGAACGTCAGCTCTCGGTCGGCGCGTCGAGCGATGGCCGCGCGATCACTGTCGTCGCGGCCTCGAGACTGCCGGAGATTCCTGGCGGTTTTCTGGACGACGCACAGGTGATCTCGTTCTTCACCTACCAGTACGAAACGGTGGGCCAGCGCATCTACCAGCGTGTCGGCGACGTCGAGAAGGTGGACCCCACGACAGCCAATCTGCTGTAG